The Brachybacterium huguangmaarense genome contains a region encoding:
- the dprA gene encoding DNA-processing protein DprA, with protein sequence MSGPAQPPAVGPSRAAEGAEARRARAAWSHLAEPTDAAAHLLCRTVGHVAALELVRDGRPRGLLAALAGVELPTEVADAASGGGHVPSAGARRVETALARWRARLAALDLDAELDRTARRGIRLLIPGDPEWPDALDDLGDTIPHGLWAAGPRSLAALVAPGRAVALVGSRACTPYGEDMACSLGGALADRGVCVVSGGAYGIDAAAHRGALSAPDGGGTLAVLAGGLDALYPRGNTRLLEAVRERHLLVSEAPCGTTPTRWRFLARNRLIAALTGATVVVEASWRSGALSTARHADDLSRPVGAVPGPVTSAASAGCHRLIRDRGAVLVTEAADVLELVHGGPPAADPGAARQDELDLLTPLDRRVLDGIPPRSWASLASLALECALAPEAVAAAVARLELLGLARTSGERVQRARRP encoded by the coding sequence ATGAGCGGGCCGGCGCAGCCGCCCGCCGTCGGACCGTCACGTGCCGCCGAGGGAGCCGAGGCACGGCGCGCCCGTGCGGCATGGTCCCACCTCGCCGAGCCGACCGATGCGGCGGCCCATCTGCTGTGCCGCACCGTCGGGCATGTCGCCGCGCTCGAGCTGGTCCGCGACGGGAGACCCCGGGGCCTGCTCGCGGCCCTCGCCGGCGTCGAGCTGCCCACCGAGGTGGCAGACGCCGCGTCCGGCGGCGGCCACGTGCCGTCGGCGGGAGCCCGACGGGTCGAGACGGCGCTCGCCCGGTGGCGGGCCCGCCTGGCCGCCCTCGATCTCGATGCCGAGCTCGACCGGACCGCCCGGCGCGGCATCCGGCTGCTGATCCCGGGCGATCCCGAGTGGCCGGACGCGCTGGACGACCTCGGCGACACGATCCCGCACGGGCTGTGGGCCGCCGGCCCCCGCAGCCTCGCCGCTCTCGTCGCGCCCGGCCGGGCCGTCGCCCTCGTCGGCTCGCGCGCCTGCACCCCCTACGGCGAGGACATGGCGTGCTCGCTCGGCGGCGCCCTGGCCGACCGCGGGGTCTGCGTCGTCTCGGGCGGCGCCTACGGGATCGACGCGGCCGCTCACCGCGGGGCCCTCTCGGCCCCGGACGGCGGCGGCACCCTCGCGGTCCTCGCGGGCGGGCTCGACGCCCTCTATCCGCGCGGCAACACGCGGCTGCTCGAGGCCGTCCGGGAACGTCACCTGCTCGTCTCCGAGGCGCCGTGCGGGACGACCCCCACGCGCTGGCGCTTCCTGGCCCGCAATCGCCTGATCGCGGCCCTGACCGGGGCGACCGTGGTCGTCGAGGCCTCGTGGCGCTCGGGCGCCCTCTCGACGGCCCGTCACGCCGACGACCTCTCGCGCCCCGTGGGCGCCGTGCCCGGACCGGTGACCTCGGCCGCCTCGGCCGGCTGCCACCGGTTGATCCGCGACCGCGGCGCCGTGCTCGTCACGGAGGCGGCCGACGTGCTCGAGCTCGTGCACGGAGGACCTCCCGCGGCGGATCCCGGCGCCGCCCGGCAGGACGAGCTGGATCTGCTCACCCCGCTCGACCGGCGCGTGCTCGACGGGATCCCGCCGCGCTCCTGGGCGAGCCTCGCCTCCCTCGCCCTCGAGTGCGCGCTCGCGCCCGAGGCGGTCGCGGCCGCCGTCGCCCGGCTCGAGCTGCTCGGTCTCGCCCGCACGAGCGGCGAGCGCGTGCAGCGGGCGCGGCGTCCCTGA
- a CDS encoding tyrosine recombinase XerC: MAEHEASQAHAVTEAESDLLEQYRRHLALERGRSPHTVRGYLREATTLLVHLREVERIDVEELDIAALRSWLGARAAGGAATSTLARSAAAARTFTAFLTATGRLDHDPGVRLHPPRRGRHLPAVLTTEQAGRLMHAPADAAAHDDAPDPRHAAIVLRDVAVLELLYSSGLRVSELVALDLDSIDHEQRTVRVLGKGSKERIVPVGIPALRAVETWVGTGRPVLAPAPAPAPRGPQQGAGTGRLPGPAPRPGGHALFLGVRGARLGDRAVRDLVREATAEAGISRHVTPHTLRHSAATHLVEGGADLRSVQDYLGHSSLATTQIYTHVSAARLRETIEQAHPRA, from the coding sequence ATGGCGGAGCACGAGGCCTCGCAGGCGCACGCGGTGACGGAGGCGGAGTCCGACCTGCTCGAGCAGTACCGGCGCCATCTCGCCCTCGAGCGCGGACGCTCCCCCCACACCGTGCGCGGCTACCTGCGCGAGGCCACGACGCTGCTCGTCCACCTGCGGGAGGTCGAGCGCATCGACGTCGAGGAGCTCGACATCGCCGCCCTGCGCTCCTGGCTCGGCGCGCGCGCCGCCGGGGGCGCCGCGACCTCGACCCTCGCGCGCTCCGCCGCGGCCGCCCGCACCTTCACCGCGTTCCTCACGGCGACCGGCCGCCTGGACCACGACCCGGGCGTGCGCCTGCACCCGCCCCGCCGCGGCCGCCACCTGCCCGCCGTGCTCACGACCGAGCAGGCCGGCCGCCTCATGCACGCCCCCGCGGACGCCGCGGCGCACGACGACGCGCCCGACCCCCGTCACGCCGCGATCGTGCTGCGCGATGTGGCCGTGCTCGAGCTGCTGTACTCGAGCGGGTTGCGCGTCTCCGAGCTGGTCGCCCTCGACCTCGACAGCATCGACCACGAGCAGCGCACCGTGCGGGTGCTCGGCAAGGGTTCGAAGGAGCGGATCGTGCCCGTCGGCATCCCCGCGCTGCGCGCCGTCGAGACGTGGGTGGGGACCGGACGCCCCGTGCTCGCACCGGCGCCCGCGCCCGCGCCCCGAGGCCCGCAGCAGGGCGCCGGCACCGGCCGGCTCCCGGGCCCCGCCCCGCGCCCGGGCGGTCATGCCCTGTTCCTCGGCGTGCGCGGGGCACGGCTCGGGGACCGCGCGGTGCGCGACCTCGTGCGCGAGGCGACCGCCGAGGCGGGCATCTCGCGGCACGTCACCCCGCACACCCTGCGACACAGCGCCGCCACCCACCTGGTCGAGGGCGGGGCGGATCTGCGCAGCGTCCAGGACTATCTCGGCCACTCCTCGCTCGCGACCACGCAGATCTACACCCACGTCTCGGCCGCCCGCCTGCGCGAGACGATCGAGCAGGCCCACCCCCGCGCCTGA
- a CDS encoding DeoR/GlpR family DNA-binding transcription regulator — MESGLRSVDDLVTLTGASAITVRRDLAELSERGAVQRVRGGAAPVPSRGARYPFELRQAEHAPTKRALAGAAAGLVEPGDCVLIDNGTTALAVARELSGRGVTALALSLHAAAALASRPGDQVIVPGGPVGHDDLSFAPADAERAIRDMRFDWAFVGSCAARFDTGLTVADWGEAQVKRAVLASAHRTVLVAAGDKFARTAAHRFGDLVDLDAIVTTSDAPQDTVAEASALGVTIITAEGVEDDAE; from the coding sequence GTGGAGTCGGGGCTCCGCAGCGTCGACGACCTCGTGACCCTGACGGGAGCGTCGGCGATCACCGTGCGCCGTGACCTCGCGGAGCTGTCCGAGCGTGGTGCCGTGCAGCGCGTGCGAGGAGGCGCTGCCCCCGTCCCGTCGCGCGGTGCGAGGTATCCCTTCGAACTGCGGCAGGCCGAGCACGCTCCCACGAAACGAGCGCTCGCGGGCGCTGCTGCGGGCCTCGTGGAGCCCGGGGACTGCGTGCTGATCGACAACGGCACCACCGCTCTCGCCGTCGCCCGCGAGCTGTCGGGCCGGGGTGTGACGGCGCTCGCCCTGTCCCTCCACGCCGCGGCCGCTCTGGCGTCCAGGCCGGGCGATCAGGTGATCGTCCCCGGCGGGCCCGTCGGTCACGACGACCTGTCGTTCGCTCCGGCCGACGCCGAGCGGGCCATCCGCGACATGCGCTTCGACTGGGCCTTCGTCGGCTCGTGCGCCGCCCGGTTCGACACCGGCCTGACGGTGGCGGACTGGGGCGAGGCTCAGGTCAAGCGGGCTGTTCTCGCCTCCGCGCACCGGACGGTCCTGGTGGCCGCCGGGGACAAGTTCGCCCGCACCGCGGCCCATCGCTTCGGCGACCTCGTGGATCTCGACGCGATCGTCACCACGAGCGATGCCCCTCAGGACACGGTCGCCGAGGCGAGCGCCCTGGGCGTCACGATCATCACGGCGGAGGGCGTCGAGGACGACGCGGAGTGA